The Corythoichthys intestinalis isolate RoL2023-P3 chromosome 1, ASM3026506v1, whole genome shotgun sequence genome has a segment encoding these proteins:
- the dhcr7 gene encoding 7-dehydrocholesterol reductase, which yields MNGATEVTRRRVQNGSHGGSAAEKTTEPAQWGRAWEVDWFSLLSVVALLCFAPFIVFFFVMACDQYQCSVTQPFLELYSGESTLFSIWARVPFVTWSAVKIYAVWVVFQVVLYMCVPDILHKVLPGYVGGVQEGARTPAGLINKYEINGLQCWLITHVLWLANARYFLWFSPTIIFDNWIPLMWCANVLGYAVATFAFVKAYWFPTNPQDCKFTGNIFYNYMMGIEFNPRVGEWFDFKLFFNGRPGIVAWTLINLSYMAKQQELYGHISNSMVLVNVLQAIYVLDFFWNEAWYLKTIDICHDHFGWYLGWGDCVWLPYLYTLQGLYLVYHPVQLAPIHALAVLLLGLTGYYIFRATNQQKDLFRRTEGACTIWGRPPSYIECSYRSADGGAHRSKLLTSGFWGVARHFNYTGDLMGSLAYCAACGFGHLLPYFYIVYMSILLVHRCVRDEHRCGSKYGADWKRYTDAVPHRLLPGIF from the exons ATGAACGGTGCTACGGAAGTCACCAGGAGGCGGGTCCAAAATGGCAGCCACGGCGGGTCGGCGGCTGAAAAGACTACAGAACCCGCGCAGTGGGGGAGAGCCTG GGAGGTGGATTGGTTCTCCCTGCTAAGCGTGGTAGCGCTGCTGTGCTTCGCGCCGTTCATCGTCTTTTTCTTCGTCATGGCCTGCGACCAGTACCAGTGTTCCGTCACGCAACCCTTCCTGGAGCTCTACAGCGGCGAGAGCACCCTGTTCTCCATCTGGGCCCGGGTACCCTTCGTCACTTGGTCGGCAGTAAAGATCTACGCAGTATGGGTCGTCTTCCAG GTGGTGTTATACATGTGCGTGCCCGACATCCTGCACAAAGTCCTCCCCGGTTACGTCGGAGGAGTCCAGGAAGGCGCTCGAACCCCCGCAG GCCTCATCAACAAGTACGAGATCAACGGGCTGCAGTGCTGGCTCATCACGCATGTACTGTGGCTGGCTAACGCCCGCTACTTTCTATGGTTCTCGCCCACAATCATCTTCGACAACTGGATCCCGCTCATGTGGTGCGCTAACGTGCTGGGTTACGCCGTAGCCACCTTCGCCTTCGTGAAGGCCTACTGGTTCCCCACCAACCCGCAGGACTG TAAGTTCACGGGGAACATCTTCTACAACTACATGATGGGCATCGAGTTCAACCCGCGCGTGGGCGAGTGGTTCGACTTTAAGCTGTTTTTCAACGGGCGCCCTGGCATCGTGGCTTGGACGCTCATCAACCTTTCTTACATGGCCAAGCAGCAGGAACTTTATGGACACATCAGCAACTCCATGGTTTTGGTTAATGTCCTGCAG GCTATCTACGTGTTGGATTTCTTCTGGAACGAGGCATGGTACCTTAAGACCATCGACATTTGCCACGACCACTTCGGCTGGTACCTGGGCTGGGGGGACTGCGTTTGGCTGCCGTACCTCTACACGCTACAG GGTCTTTACCTGGTGTACCACCCGGTGCAGTTGGCCCCGATTCACGCTCTGGCCGTGCTCCTGCTGGGCTTGACGGGCTACTACATCTTCCGCGCCACTAACCAGCAGAAGGACCTGTTCCGCCGCACCGAGGGCGCCTGCACCATCTGGGGTCGGCCCCCTTCCTACATCGAGTGCTCGTACCGCTCGGCCGACGGCGGCGCGCACCGCAGCAAGCTCCTCACGTCAGGTTTCTGGGGCGTGGCCCGACACTTTAACTACACGGGCGACTTGATGGGATCGCTGGCGTACTGCGCCGCCTGCGGATTCGGACACCTTCTGCCGTACTTCTACATCGTCTACATGAGCATCCTGCTGGTGCACCGCTGCGTGCGAGATGAGCACAGGTGCGGAAGCAAGTACGGCGCCGACTGGAAGCGCTACACGGACGCCGTCCCTCACCGACTCCTGCCCGGGATCTTTTAG